The sequence AAGGTTATAAAACCCGGTGGATTCGTTACggagaatgaatcattctccgtAACCCCACCGGGTAATCCCATTCTCCTCCGACGAACCCACCCGAATCAATTCGGGTCACCGTTTTTCGATCAAATTTCACCGTTAGAACTGGAAAATTTGAACGAGAAGTTGCAGAGTTTGAAGATTCAGAGAGACGATTACAATTACTCCATGGATGTATCCTCAATTCCGATGCATCGGAATAATCCGTTTCCGAGGATACAAGATACTTTTCCGGTGAAGATGAAAGCTAAATGTGAGCAATGCAGAAAGGGTAATAATGGAAATGAAGAAATACCCAGTTTTCATCACTGCAAAAATGATCCGGTGATTGTCGGAGTTTACCGGAGCCGGTTTGGACCGGTGTCGCCGGCCGGATTTTGTTAGTTTACCGGCGTTTCTTTTGGAGCAGAAGAGAAGGAATCTGCTGCATTTGTGGTATATGGTAAGGAAGATGTACCATAATATTAGTTTATAATTAGGGAAGTGATTAAGGAAATTGGATTAGTTTGCCactaaataagttttttttttttttaaatataaaatagattATTCACTATATTGGTTATTTTGGGAGTTTGATGAAATGTAATATGGAGAATTTTTCCATGAATTGAATTTTTCATAAAGTGtgaattgattttgaaatgcaattaacttttttttcaatttgttttttttttcttttcttatgattgttcaataaatataatgttGGTGTAATGAATTTTTAGTTAATCATGATGGAGTATCCTAATATAAGAACCATATTTTGAGTAttgtttttagaaaaacaaattattattaatagagtttgatttaaaataaacatttgatatgaaattattaCTCGTAATATATTTATTCGAAGAATAAAATATCATACGAGATCAGTAAAGAtactaaaatatgaaaaataggaaaaaattaaatatattttcgaattattgtaaatattatgcaaatgaCATTAGAATATAAAAAGGGTAAAAGGGAAAATGACAAATACACCtttgaattattataaatagtattCAGATATTTTTCGTCACGCTTTTGGAATATTATGGCATGCAAATATCTCCATTATATTTGTGAGATATTGATGCTTTTATGATCTAAAAATTAGaacatatatatcttttatactAAATAGATATTTGTgtgtcataattttatttatactatATCGATGTATAAAATTATGTCATGTGTTTCTAAAGGACATATATATTTAGATTTTTGAATGgcaaaaatatcaatattacAAAAGTATGATAATACATATTTGTAATTGTAATACTATTTAAGATCTATACTCATAATTTTGAGGAATCAAAGTTATGTTGAAGGCATAAATTAGTAAatacttattattttacttGTGTATTTATTAATTAGATAAAGTACCTAATTAGTGATGTTGTTGAACAAAtgctttttttcccttttattaaaGTGCACATATAAAGTACAAAAACTAAGTAcctaattcatcataattttcatattatgtttaagagattatatatgatattatttaaaaCAAACAACAATTCATATCATCCATATATAATGTTTTGATATAAGttagataaataataaataaaataatttaataaaagaaaaataaacccaaaattaaaattagaaagTTGAAGTGGGCTAAGTGGAGGTAGTTCATATATTGTAAAGATTAATTCCACCATATATTGTAATTGtaagaattaataaatattgtttGGTAGCTTTGAAGCaactcaaatattaaaaatgatattaattttgaa comes from Solanum pennellii chromosome 1, SPENNV200 and encodes:
- the LOC107013327 gene encoding uncharacterized protein LOC107013327, with amino-acid sequence MVEGGAGPEFPVVFYDGEREMNIGSIRIYPLLEFKAFQLMLSQRIGISPNQISIYLCDRKTSKFEDRRRIPITGKANFSLIAREIDCFFLVVLKRSRKSRNRKVIKPGGFVTENESFSVTPPGNPILLRRTHPNQFGSPFFDQISPLELENLNEKLQSLKIQRDDYNYSMDVSSIPMHRNNPFPRIQDTFPVKMKAKCEQCRKGNNGNEEIPSFHHCKNDPVIVGVYRSRFGPVSPAGFC